A part of Diprion similis isolate iyDipSimi1 chromosome 12, iyDipSimi1.1, whole genome shotgun sequence genomic DNA contains:
- the LOC124413689 gene encoding myocardin-related transcription factor A-like isoform X3 gives MVTLDTEQKPERQHCGRRMCAICRRIKRDKALKVKLMLRRPINQLVAQGIMPPLKTPPAFHEQRKQLERAKTGDLLKAKIQQRPGREELVRQHILEDVGHVDPSLAERQRMLKKARLADQLNDQLSHRPGPLELIQKNILHTEEPIERAVKEGHIPFKATCEGQVTKPQHPDHYITFEDDSQSSEGAPSPQLDARTDVLETAAASAGIVTVSLSIPTTGGAVVVTSTSPVFQQAANTEPTIQTFADLCSSVVGTQQQQQSQQGQQHASTQASQTAVPTTTLLPLAPAPSPMSLGSTTSSLSPLSNISIASPPAPPPAAITPRPQPSPIAASTCQRSDAPGKDKNRKKSKTKSQPKTRTIKFHEYKGPPNAQKSSVSSAAAALSSATPGETSYELLLQQQQLFLQWQLEWQHKYPQIILPAAQKPLSLTSSGASDAGSVSGGSVNAPSPAPSNASTNPSEQPPLRPLGKLEDMKVSDLKVELKRRNLPVSGSKPQLIERLKPFTESSSVNSTSNSNGPHVTHMGHILMDTPGPMTSDESSSHAKSPGSPIKDEPNSPRMDSPPGSEHDDPSSPPGDDIIKEQRRRIEELQRELYKSQQQLQQIKQTQPAVRAEKLVLQQHIQNKMQQQQLALHLQQLQHLQQQQQSQQQQHQQQQNQQSQQQTQQQHATFQQLNAKASLAAFLQAQPNNTAAILDSATLTAINNKKNQAKNNATVQLPTAIVLNLAKPTKLNGSLIGALVAQAQAQAQAQQQQQQQQQQQQQQQQQQHQNINTEESKPPPPQYDEAAKLLKVKIEPVQQKSHIKSQVVDDVLEILIKNGELPPSAAQDPATPTTPNRQLPQNLVFTAPADSPTQSIVFTATSPISPISPIAMEVSQSSCPSPPAPPPPPPPPLPLATFSVQLPTTLQQEEIPSFSADLLTSGTELDAAMLLSPQSVQQGSPDPQPPQEVTSSDNANLDLKELGLDLETLDPMDFGPLDCDLGVKMETPQELMDIGDMPMDMDDPDWLDSLMPQSPVTSIHHPTPPPTQSSAPDLYDPLFANSQDPFDLFNMEDSDFKMSADLSLTWDKGDFAT, from the exons CGTTGAAGGTGAAGCTGATGCTGAGGCGGCCTATAAACCAGCTGGTCGCCCAGGGTATCATGCCAC CTCTCAAAACACCGCCGGCCTTCCACGAGCAGCGAAAGCAGTTGGAAAGAGCGAAAACCGGGGACCTTCTCAAGGCGAAAATTCAGCAGAGACCCGGCCGGGAGGAGCTGGTAAGGCAGCACATCCTCGAAGATGTTGGACACGTGGACCCGAGCCTCGCTGAGAGACAGCGAATGCTCAAGAAGGCGAGACTGGCCGATCAACTCAACGACCAGCTCAGCCATCGACCCGGTCCATTGGAGCTTATACAGAAGAACATCCTTCACACGGAAGAACCGATCGAAAGAGCGGTCAAAG AGGGTCACATCCCCTTCAAAGCGACGTGCGAGGGTCAAGTAACGAAACCGCAGCATCCGGACCACTACATCACCTTTGAGGATGACTCCCAAAGTTCGGAAGGCGCTCCTTCGCCCCAACTCGACGCCCGCACCGACGTCCTCGAGACCGCAGCGGCGTCCGCGGGTATCGTTACCGTCTCTTTGAGCATCCCCACAACCGGCGGCGCGGTGGTGGTCACCTCGACGTCCCCCGTTTTTCAGCAAGCTGCTAATACGGAACCGACGATACAAACCTTCGCCGATCTCTGCAGCAGCGTCGTCGGGAcccaacagcagcaacagagTCAGCAGGGTCAGCAGCATGCGTCGACGCAG GCTAGTCAAACGGCTGTGCCGACGACTACGCTTCTTCCCCTGGCGCCGGCGCCGAGTCCAATGTCTCTTGGATCCACAACCTCCAGTCTAAGTCCGCTATCGAACATCTCGATCGCTTCACCCCCGGCGCCTCCTCCAGCTGCCATAACGCCGAGGCCCCAGCCTAGTCCCATCGCGGCCTCGACGTGCCAAAGAAGTGACGCTCCTGGCAAGGATAAGAAcaggaaaaaatcaaagaccAAAAGCCAGCCGAAGACTCGTACCATCAAATTTCACGAATACAAG GGTCCGCCCAATGCGCAAAAGTCTTCGGTGTCGTCTGCCGCCGCGGCGCTAAGCTCCGCGACGCCCGGCGAGACGAGCTACGAGCTGCTCCTacaacagcagcagctctTCCTGCAGTGGCAGCTCGAATGGCAGCACAAG TACCCGCAAATCATACTGCCAGCTGCCCAGAAGCCACTGTCGTTGACGAGTAGCGGAGCCAGTGACGCGGGAAGCGTAAGCGGAGGTAGCGTTAACGCTCCCAGCCCTGCGCCGTCTAATGCGTCGACGAATCCTTCGGAGCAACCGCCGTTGAGGCCTTTGGGAAAGCTGGAAGACATGAAAG TGAGCGACCTCAAGGTGGAGTTGAAACGCCGCAACCTGCCCGTGTCGGGATCAAAACCTCAGCTAATCGAGCGGTTGAAACCCTTCACGGAATCATCTAGCGTCAACTCAACATCTAATTCAAACGGCCCTCACGTCACACATATGGGACACATCCTGATGGACACCCCGGGCCCGATGACGTCAGACGAATCAAGTTCTCACGCAAAAAGTCCGGGATCCCCGATCAAGGATGAACCAAATAGCCCAAGAATGGATTCGCCGCCTGGGAGTGAACACGACGATCCGTCGAGTCCACCAG GCGACGACATCATCAAAGAACAGCGTAGGCGAATCGAGGAACTCCAGCGAGAATTATACAAGTCCCAACAGCAGCTGCAACAGATTAAACAAACACAGCCAGCTGTGCGGGCTGAGAAACTTGTTCTTCAACAGCACATACAGAACAAgatgcagcagcaacagctcGCTCTCCACCTCCAACAGCTGCAACATCtccagcaacaacagcaaagTCAGCAACAACAGCACCAGCAACAACAAAACCAACAGAGTCAGCAACAGACGCAACAGCAACACGCCACTTTCCAACAGCTCAATGCTAAAGCCAGCCTAGCAGCCTTCCTTCAAGCACAGCCCAACAACACAGCTGCCATTCTAGATTCTGCAACCTTGACAGCAATCAACAACAAAAAGAATCAAGCCAAAAACAACGCCACCGTTCAATTACCAACCGCGATCGTTCTTAATTTAGCTAAACCCACTAAGTTGAACGGTTCTTTGATCGGCGCTTTAGTTGCTCAGGCCCAGGCGCAAGCGCAAGctcagcaacagcagcaacagcaacagcaacagcaacagcagcagcagcagcagcagcaccagaATATTAATACTGAAGAGAGCAAACCACCTCCACCCCAATACGATGAAGCCGCTAAGTTGCTCAAG gtGAAAATCGAACCCGTACAGCAAAAAAGTCATATTAAAAGCCAGGTCGTCGACGACGTATTGGAAATTCTTATTAAAAACGGTGAGCTACCACCCAGCGCTGCTCAGGATCCTGCAACGCCGACGACTCCGAATCGGCAGTTGCCTCAAAACCTGGTCTTCACAGCGCCGGCCGATAGCCCCACACAATCTATCGTTTTCACAGCTACGAGTCCCATTAGCCCAATCAGTCCGATAGCTATGGAGGTCTCGCAAAGTAGCTGCCCATCGCCACCTGCTccgcctccccctcccccaccaCCCCTGCCGCTAGCAACATTCTCCGTACAATTACCGACTACACTGCAACAGGAGGAAATCCCATCGTTCAGCGCTGACCTTCTCACGTCTGGGACAGAACTCGACGCGGCAATGTTACTCAGCCCTCAATCTGTGCAGCAAGGTTCTCCGGATCCGCAGCCCCCGCAGGAAGTAACTTCGTCGGATAATGCTAATCTGGACTTGAAG GAATTGGGTCTTGATCTGGAAACTTTGGATCCGATGGATTTTGGACCACTGGACTGTGATCTCGGTGTGAAAATGGAAACTCCGCAGGAGCtgatggatatcggtgacatGCCCATGGATATGGATGACCCGGATTGGCTAGATTCCCTGATGCCTCAGTCTCCGGTAACCAGTATTCATCATCCAACACCACCACCTACTCAGTCTTCAGCGCCTGACCTCTACGATCCATTGTTTGCGAATAGTCAGGACCCCTTTGATCTCTTTAACATGGAAGATTCCGACTTCAAAATGTCTGCCGATCTTTCGTTGACCTGGGATAAGGGTGACTTTGCTACCTAG